CCAGCAGTTACACCTACGACGAGCAGAACCGCGAACGCATCCGCACCCTGCCTGCCGGTGGTACCAGCTCGGTCACCTACGACGCCTCCGGCAACGTGAAGACCGCCACCGACCCGGGCGGCACCACCACGTACGACTACAACGACGCCAACCAACTGGCCACCCTCACCCAGCCGGGCGGCGCGACAACCACCTACGACTACGACAAGAACGGCGACCGCACCACCACCACCTACCCCGGCGGCACGGTCCAGAAGACGGACTACGACAAGTCCAGCCGCGCCCAGAAGATCGAGGTCAAGAACGGCTCCACCGTCCTGTCCACGATCACCTACGACTACGACAAGGCGGGCAAGGACACCGACAAGATCTACCAGCGGACCACGGACGGTGCCGCCCTGGCCTACACCTACGACTCCAAGGGCCGCCTGACCAAGGCCGTGGAGACCAAGGACGGCTCCACCACCGCCGGCTGGGCCTACTGCTACGACAAGGCCGGCAACATGACCGGCCGTTCCACCGGCACCAGCCTGCCCGCCTGCGACAAGGCCCAGTCCGTCCGCGAGTACAACAACGCGAACGAACTGACCTCACTCGGCGGCAACACCGGATTCACCTACGACGGCGACGGCGACGAGACCTCCGCCGCCTCCCCGACCGGCACCCGCACGGGCGGCGAGTGGACGTCCTTCACCCAGCTCTCCAGCCTGACGGCCTCCGGCACCGCGTCGACCTACAGCTACGCCGGAGTTGACCACAACGACCGCCTCACACGCGGCAGTTCGACCTTCACCAACGCGGCGACCGGCATGACGCGCGAGAACACCACCGGTTTCGTCCGCGAACCTTCGGGCACCTTGACAGCCATGACCTCCGGCGGGGCAAGCCAGTACTACCTCACCGACGTCCAGGGCAGCGTCATCGGCCTCGTCGACGCCTCCGGCAAGCGCACCGCGACCTACAGCTACGGCCCCTACGGCGAGGCCCGCACCACCAGCGGCACCAACCAGCCCTACCGCTACACCGGCACCTACCTCGACCCCAGCGGCCTCTACAAGATGGGCGCCCGCTACTACGACCCCCAACTCGGCCGCTTCACCCAGCCCGACCCGTCCGGCAAGGAAAGCAACCCCTACGCCTACGCCGCCGGAGACCCCGTCAACCGTATTGACCCGAGCGGGCTGGACTTCCTCGGTATGTCAGGTGGCGAGTGGCTCTCCCGTGGCGGCCAGGCCGTCGGGCTTGCCGCCATGTTCGTCCCCGGTGGACAGGCTGTGGGGCTGGGCCTGGCCGCCGTAGGAATAGGCATGGAAGCCGCTGGAGGTGCGATGGAAGGAAAGAGCGGGTCCGAAATAGCGGGAGGCGTCGTTGTCGGTCTCGTCGGAGCCAAGGTCGGATTCGCCACCAAAGCGCTGGGGGCCTCCCGGACGATGGACTTGGGCGTGAACGGAGCGTACTGGGCCGGCGGGGTTCTCGCCGGAGAGGTCATGTAGGAGGCCGGAATGTACTCACAAGCAGCGGCGATAACTGACAACTGGCCGGCGACCATTGTCATGTTGCTGTTCGGAGCTGCTGTCATCGCATTCTTCCTCGTCAGAGGAAGGAAGAGGTAGAGATTCGGAAACAAGGCCTGATCGGTGGGAGAGGGGCCACCGGCCCCTCTCCCACCGATCAGGGGCCACCGGGGCGGCGATGCCGCCGACCTACCAGCCCCGCTTGTGCCACTCCCCGAGGTGAGGCCGCTCGGCACCGAGCGTGGTGTCGTTGCCGTGGCCCGGGTAGATCCAGGTCTCGTCCGGGAGCACGAAGACCTTCGCTTCCAGGCCCGACATCAGCGACTCGAAGTCCTCGGGACGTGTTGTCCGCCCAGGCCCCCCGGGGAAGAGGCAGTCCCCGGTGAACACATGGGGATGCCCGTGCGGGTCGTCGTAGACGAGGGCGATCGAGCCCGGCGTGTGGCCGACCAGGTGGCGTGCGGTCAGCTCCACGTGTCCCACCCGGATGACGTCACCGTCGTCGACCGGGACGTCGGTGGGGACGGGGATGCCCTCGGCATCGGCCCGTCCGGCGTACGTACGCGCGCGCGTGGCCGCGACGACGTCGGCGAGCGCCTGCCAGTGGTCGCCGTGCTGGTGCGTGGTGACGACGGACGCGATGCCGTCGTCACCGATCATGCCGAGCAGGGTGTCCGCCTCGTTGGCGGCGTCGATCAGGAGCTGCTCGTCGGTGGCCCGGCAGCGCAGCAGATAGGCGTTGTTGTTCATCGGGCCGACCGCGATCTTGGTGATCATCAGGTCCTTGAGCTCGTGCACGTCGGCGGGCCCGCCGACCGTCACCTGTCCGCTGTACGTCATGGCGGCCAGCCTATAGCGGGGGCAGCGAGGGGAGCGGGCCGCCGTGGACCGTCAGCGCCGAGCCGTCGCGGCGGCCGGCGAGCCAGCCGAGGAGGTCGGCGGGGGTGCCCGCGACGGTGACCTCGGGCAGGTCCGCGTCCCGGCCCGTGCTCCACGCGCGCGTACCGTCCGCGAGGCTCGTGGCCGGCACCTCGAGGTGGCCGGAGAAGCGGTCGGCGAGGAAGGTGATCTCCCGTTCGGTGAACTCCTCGGGCAGGTCCTCCAGCTCGTATCCGATCCCGAGATCCACGTGGTGCAGCTCCACCTCGGCCCATCGCCGGAACGGCACCCGGGACGCCGAGTCGGTGACCCCGTTGCGCAGCTCGACGGTGCGGGACCAGTCGGCCGGCGCGGCCCCCGCCTCCTGGAAGCGGGCGGCGCTCTCGCTGAGGTCGGCGAGCTGGACGTCGAGAGGCCGCGGGGCGTCGCGCTCGATGTCGGCGTCGCGCGCTTCCGCGGACGGATACATGGGCCGGCCCCGCAGAACGTTCACGAGGGCGTCGGCGTTGCGGGAGAGGTGGGCGAGGACATGTCCGCGGCTCCAGCCCGGCAGCCGTGACGACTGCGTCACGGCCGCGTTGTCCATCGTGGCGGCTGCGGTCAGGAGCCGTTCGGTCGCACCACGTACAGACTCCAGGTCATGAGCGTGATCAATCATGGTGCTGACCCTAGCTCCGCCACACCTTTGGGTGAAGGTGGTGAAGCTGTGCCGTAAATCGAATGCACGTGCTATATGGTCGAGTGCGGCGTCGGGCATGCTGGAAGACCGGGGATTGTTGTCCCCAGTCCGGGAATCCGACCGGCGTTGTCAGTGGCTCCCCCTAGTCTGAGAAAGCACGGGGGCCCCGCCCCTGTCACTTCTCTCAAGAAAGGTGCGGACCGGCGTGGCCGACCGTCTCATCGTCCGTGGCGCGCGCGAGCACAACCTGAAGAACGTCTCGCTCGACCTGCCTCGCGACTCGCTCATCGTCTTCACGGGCCTGTCCGGGTCGGGCAAGTCCTCCCTGGCCTTCGACACCATCTTCGCCGAGGGCCAGCGGCGCTACGTGGAGTCGCTCTCCTCGTACGCCCGCCAGTTCCTCGGGCAGATGGACAAGCCCGACGTCGACTTCATCGAGGGCCTGTCGCCCGCGGTCTCCATCGACCAGAAGTCGACCTCGCGCAACCCGCGCTCGACGGTCGGCACCATCACCGAGGTCTACGACTACCTGCGACTCCTCTTCGCGCGCATCGGCAAGCCGCACTGCCCCGAGTGCGGCCGCCCGATCTCGCGCCAGTCGCCGCAGGCCATCGTCGACCGGGTCCTGGAGCTGCCGGAGGGGAGTCGCTTCCAGGTGCTCTCCCCGCTCGTGCGGGAGCGCAAGGGCGAGTTCGTCGACCTCTTCGCGGATCTCCAGACCAAGGGGTACAGCCGCGCCCGGGTCGACGGCGAGACCGTCCAGCTCTCCAACCCGCCCACGCTGAAGAAGCAGGAGAAGCACACCATCGAGGTGGTCGTCGACCGCCTCACGGTGAAGGACTCCGCCAAGCGCCGGCTCACCGACTCCGTGGAGACCGCCCTGGGCCTCTCCGGCGGCATGGTCGTGCTCGACTTCGTCGACCTCCCCGAGGACGACCCCGAGCGCGAGCGCATGTTCTCGGAGCACCTTTACTGCCCGTACGACGACCTGTCCTTCGAGGAGCTGGAGCCCCGCTCCTTCTCCTTCAACTCGCCCTTCGGCGCCTGCCCCGAGTGCACCGGCATCGGCACCCGCATGGAGGTCGACCCGGAGCTGATCGTCCCCGACGAGGACAAGTCCCTCGACGAGGGCGCGATCCACCCCTGGTCGCACGGCCACACCAAGGACTACTTCGGCCGCCTGATCGGCGCCCTCGCGGACGCGCTCGGGTTCCGGACCGACATCCCCTTCGCGGGGCTGCCGCAGCGCGCCAAGAAGGCCCTGCTGTACGGCCACAAGACGCAGATCGAGGTCCGCTACCGCAACCGGTACGGCCGCGAGCGGGTCTACACGACCCCGTTCGAAGGCGCCGTGCCCTTCGTCAAGCGTCGGCACAGCGAGTCCGAGTCCGACGCCAGCCGGGAGCGCTTCGAGGGCTACATGCGCGAGGTGCCCTGCCCCACCTGTGAGGGCACCCGTCTCAAGCCGCTCGTCCTCGCGGTCACCGTCATGGGCAAGTCGATCGCCGAGGTCTCCGGCATGTCCATCAGCGACTGCGCGGACTTCCTGGGTGAGCTGAAGCTCAGCGCCCGCGACAAGAAGATCGCCGAGCGGGTGCTCAAGGAGGTCAACGAACGGCTGAAGTTCCTGGTCGACGTCGGCCTGGACTACCTCTCGCTGAACCGCGCGGCCGGCACCCTGTCCGGCGGCGAGGCCCAGCGCATCCGCCTGGCCACCCAGATCGGCTCCGGACTCGTCGGCGTCCTGTACGTCCTCGACGAGCCCTCCATCGGCCTGCACCAGCGCGACAACCACCGGTTGATCGAGACCCTGGTCCGGCTGCGCGACATGGGCAACACGCTCATCGTCGTCGAGCACGACGAGGACACCATCAAGGTCGCCGACTGGGTCGTCGACATCGGCCCCGGCGCGGGCGAGCACGGCGGCAAGGTCGTGCACAGCGGCTCCCTGAAGGAGCTGCTCGCCAACGACGAGTCGCAGACCGGCCAGTACCTGTCGGGCAAGAAGGCCATCCCGCTGCCCGACATCCGGCGTCCCCTCGACCCGACCCGGCAGCTCACCGTGCACGGCGCCCGGGAGAACAACCTCCAGGACATCGACGTGTCCTTCCCGCTGGGCGTGTTCACCGCGGTCACCGGTGTCTCCGGCTCCGGCAAGTCGACCCTGGTCAACGACATCCTGTACACCCACCTGGCGCGCGAGCTCAACGGCGCGAGGAGCGTCCCGGGCCGGCACACGCGTGTGGAGGGCGACGATCTCGTCGACAAGGTCGTGCACGTCGACCAGTCGCCCATCGGCCGCACCCCGCGGTCCAACCCGGCGACCTACACCGGCGTCTTCGACCACGTCCGCAAGCTGTTCGCCGAGACCACCGAGGCGAAGGTCCGCGGCTACCAGCCCGGCCGCTTCTCCTTCAACGTCAAGGGCGGCCGCTGCGAGAACTGCGCGGGCGACGGCACCATCAAGATCGAGATGAACTTCCTCCCGGACGTCTACGTCCCGTGCGAGGTCTGCCACGGCGCCCGGTACAACCGGGAGACCCTGGAGGTCCACTACAAGGGCAAGTCCATCGCCGACGTCCTGAACATGCCGATCGAGGAGGCCACGGACTTCTTCGACGCCGTACCGGCGATCGCCCGCCACCTCAACACCCTCAAGGACGTCGGCCTCGGCTACGTCCGTCTCGGCCAGGCCGCGACCACCCTGTCCGGCGGCGAGGCGCAGCGGGTGAAGCTCGCCAGCGAGCTCCAGAAGCGCTCCACCGGCCGTACGGTCTACGTCCTG
Above is a window of Streptomyces griseorubiginosus DNA encoding:
- the uvrA gene encoding excinuclease ABC subunit UvrA, with product MADRLIVRGAREHNLKNVSLDLPRDSLIVFTGLSGSGKSSLAFDTIFAEGQRRYVESLSSYARQFLGQMDKPDVDFIEGLSPAVSIDQKSTSRNPRSTVGTITEVYDYLRLLFARIGKPHCPECGRPISRQSPQAIVDRVLELPEGSRFQVLSPLVRERKGEFVDLFADLQTKGYSRARVDGETVQLSNPPTLKKQEKHTIEVVVDRLTVKDSAKRRLTDSVETALGLSGGMVVLDFVDLPEDDPERERMFSEHLYCPYDDLSFEELEPRSFSFNSPFGACPECTGIGTRMEVDPELIVPDEDKSLDEGAIHPWSHGHTKDYFGRLIGALADALGFRTDIPFAGLPQRAKKALLYGHKTQIEVRYRNRYGRERVYTTPFEGAVPFVKRRHSESESDASRERFEGYMREVPCPTCEGTRLKPLVLAVTVMGKSIAEVSGMSISDCADFLGELKLSARDKKIAERVLKEVNERLKFLVDVGLDYLSLNRAAGTLSGGEAQRIRLATQIGSGLVGVLYVLDEPSIGLHQRDNHRLIETLVRLRDMGNTLIVVEHDEDTIKVADWVVDIGPGAGEHGGKVVHSGSLKELLANDESQTGQYLSGKKAIPLPDIRRPLDPTRQLTVHGARENNLQDIDVSFPLGVFTAVTGVSGSGKSTLVNDILYTHLARELNGARSVPGRHTRVEGDDLVDKVVHVDQSPIGRTPRSNPATYTGVFDHVRKLFAETTEAKVRGYQPGRFSFNVKGGRCENCAGDGTIKIEMNFLPDVYVPCEVCHGARYNRETLEVHYKGKSIADVLNMPIEEATDFFDAVPAIARHLNTLKDVGLGYVRLGQAATTLSGGEAQRVKLASELQKRSTGRTVYVLDEPTTGLHFEDISKLLKVLSGLVDKGNTVIVIEHNLDVIKTADWIVDMGPEGGAGGGLVVAEGTPEEVAGVPASHTGKFLREILGADRISDGAAVKAPRKAAARKTAAKKTVAAGTTARKTATARTTATKKAAEAKKTAEATKKATPAKKTTRARKA
- a CDS encoding MBL fold metallo-hydrolase, translating into MTYSGQVTVGGPADVHELKDLMITKIAVGPMNNNAYLLRCRATDEQLLIDAANEADTLLGMIGDDGIASVVTTHQHGDHWQALADVVAATRARTYAGRADAEGIPVPTDVPVDDGDVIRVGHVELTARHLVGHTPGSIALVYDDPHGHPHVFTGDCLFPGGPGRTTRPEDFESLMSGLEAKVFVLPDETWIYPGHGNDTTLGAERPHLGEWHKRGW
- a CDS encoding PEP-CTERM sorting domain-containing protein encodes the protein MYSQAAAITDNWPATIVMLLFGAAVIAFFLVRGRKR
- a CDS encoding maleylpyruvate isomerase family mycothiol-dependent enzyme, which gives rise to MIDHAHDLESVRGATERLLTAAATMDNAAVTQSSRLPGWSRGHVLAHLSRNADALVNVLRGRPMYPSAEARDADIERDAPRPLDVQLADLSESAARFQEAGAAPADWSRTVELRNGVTDSASRVPFRRWAEVELHHVDLGIGYELEDLPEEFTEREITFLADRFSGHLEVPATSLADGTRAWSTGRDADLPEVTVAGTPADLLGWLAGRRDGSALTVHGGPLPSLPPL